One stretch of Harmonia axyridis chromosome 1, icHarAxyr1.1, whole genome shotgun sequence DNA includes these proteins:
- the LOC123671241 gene encoding m-AAA protease-interacting protein 1, mitochondrial isoform X1, with protein sequence MNLKNGFSSFPKNLIVLSNSIRFFNSSKSNYKHCFLFKSQKILNTNKSYLKNLICSSYSTEPDKNKIPQNIRLPPLMNFPRVMWPSIPKALKNTILSYFIIKPYMDLDFDLGEVVLGSKKAVDVVSKKLSSGEDLGQLVTDDIIPVLQSRVSIMSVAQKELLAIDEKDIYFSFPYQVGIIFNENESNPKRFVEILMVHHSLKGLNEMRERGEEIPMNIGVIPEYRNKICVANYRFIKEFTKGIQDDWTINSLNHFNPADELDGE encoded by the exons ATGAATTTAAAGAATGGATTTTCGTCCTTCCCAAAAAATCTAATAGTGTTATCGAATAGTATTCGCTTCTTCAACTCATCTAAAAGTAATTATAAACATTGTTTTTTGTTCAAatctcaaaaaattttgaacactAATAAATCATATCTGAAGAATTTGATATGTTCAAGTTACTCTACGGAGccagataaaaataaaattccgcAAAATATCAGACTTCCACCTTTAATGAATTTTCCAAGGGTTATGTGGCCCTCTATACCAAAAGCACTAAAAAACACtattttatcatattttattattaaacctTATATGGACCTCGACTTTGATTTGGGTGAAGTAGTATTGGGGTCTAAAAAAGCTGTTGAT GTAGTTTCAAAAAAACTCTCTTCTGGTGAAGATTTGGGTCAATTAGTcacagatgatattattcctGTATTGCAGTCTAGAGTATCGATTATGTCTGTTGCACAAAAAGAATTGTTAGCTATTGATGAGAAAGATATTTATTTCTCTTTTCCCTATCAG gttggcattatattcaatgaaaatgaaagtaaCCCTAAACGTTTTGTCGAAATATTAATGGTCCATCATTCATTAAAAGGTCTCAATGAAATGAGAGAAAGGGGCGAAGAAATACCAATGAATATAGGAGTTATACCTGAATATAGGAATAAAATATGTGTTGCTAACTATAGATTCATCAAAGAATTTACGAAAGGAATTCAAGATGATTGGACAATCAATTCATTGAATCATTTTAATCCAGCAGATGAGTTAGACGGGgaatag
- the LOC123671241 gene encoding m-AAA protease-interacting protein 1, mitochondrial isoform X2 yields MNFPRVMWPSIPKALKNTILSYFIIKPYMDLDFDLGEVVLGSKKAVDVVSKKLSSGEDLGQLVTDDIIPVLQSRVSIMSVAQKELLAIDEKDIYFSFPYQVGIIFNENESNPKRFVEILMVHHSLKGLNEMRERGEEIPMNIGVIPEYRNKICVANYRFIKEFTKGIQDDWTINSLNHFNPADELDGE; encoded by the exons ATGAATTTTCCAAGGGTTATGTGGCCCTCTATACCAAAAGCACTAAAAAACACtattttatcatattttattattaaacctTATATGGACCTCGACTTTGATTTGGGTGAAGTAGTATTGGGGTCTAAAAAAGCTGTTGAT GTAGTTTCAAAAAAACTCTCTTCTGGTGAAGATTTGGGTCAATTAGTcacagatgatattattcctGTATTGCAGTCTAGAGTATCGATTATGTCTGTTGCACAAAAAGAATTGTTAGCTATTGATGAGAAAGATATTTATTTCTCTTTTCCCTATCAG gttggcattatattcaatgaaaatgaaagtaaCCCTAAACGTTTTGTCGAAATATTAATGGTCCATCATTCATTAAAAGGTCTCAATGAAATGAGAGAAAGGGGCGAAGAAATACCAATGAATATAGGAGTTATACCTGAATATAGGAATAAAATATGTGTTGCTAACTATAGATTCATCAAAGAATTTACGAAAGGAATTCAAGATGATTGGACAATCAATTCATTGAATCATTTTAATCCAGCAGATGAGTTAGACGGGgaatag
- the LOC123671239 gene encoding probable G-protein coupled receptor Mth-like 5 — protein MKIHVQLILLIQCIQSVFGNIRESNSFSKENDLVRVNKCCEPYELLLGKSCVHFNNTNEKIWQPMFTSERGEANIKVSYRLVPGTPDCGSRQTFPIYFNANSTEKLQLLPNGVLRHIYSHPIPNEDEDIGIEILDGKDLLFHDFPQGQYCMDKRIDGNVVSEFAKVCVPEHENSWTRTEFVMHNIVSPVTHGINIACLLTIAVIYFVMPNLRDLVGNIITTMCFCLILSQIGGLLRMLTVFTSHISLLITETICYIFLLGSFFWLNSLAFYIWRTFKSRNVFLRITDKKKYCYYSMYSWSCTIILGVLAIFAHFTMDYPEFNRSIKFFEEREEIGSLGLIIFFVPIAFVVILDIYFFASTMKVINRMHTYGRIHHKLRHSFRMFLLLLVIKTITWLFFLASFTKYESLVNTYLIVNAFQGPLILYVCIFNQKHVLYLVQKTCCYNTKICSCCRPKTELEWGDEMTAMNTGLNY, from the exons ATGAAGATACATGTACAATTGATACTTCTAATTCAATGCATTCAAAGTGTATTTGGAAATATTAGGGAATCAAACAGcttttcaaaagaaaatgacTTAGTGCGTGTTAATAAATGTTGTGAGCCATATGAATTACTCCTGGGTAAATCTTGTGTACATTTCAATAACACAAATGAGAAAATCTGGCAGCCTATGTTTACATCGGAAAGGGGGGAAGCAAATATAAAAGTATCATACAG GTTGGTGCCAGGAACTCCTGATTGTGGTTCAAgacagacttttcctatttatttcaatgctAACTCTACCGAAAAATTACAACTTCTTCCAAATGGAGTTTTGCGACATATTTATTCTCACCCAATTCCAAATGAAGATGAAGATATTGGAATAGAAATCTTGGATGGTAAAGATCTGCTCTTTCACGATTTTCCACAAGGCCAGTACTGCATGGATAAG AGAATTGATGGTAATGTAGTAAGTGAATTTGCAAAAGTTTGTGTTCCTGAACATGAAAATAGCTGGACAAGAACAGAATTTGTTATGCATAATATTGTTAGTCCTGTAACACATGGTATTAATATTGCATGTCTTTTGACTATAGCTGTAATATACTTCGTTATGCCAAATTTGAGAGATTTGGTAGGAAATATCATAACAACAATGTGCTTCTGTTTAATTTTGAGTCAAATTGGTGGTCTTCTCAGAATGCTGACAGTTTTCACTAGCCATATTAGTCTACTAATAACAG aaacaatCTGTTACATATTTTTACTTGGATCATTTTTCTGGCTGAATAGTTTGGCATTTTATATTTGGAGAACCTTCAA gtCACGTAATGTTTTTTTGAGGATTACTGacaaaaagaaatattgttattattccATGTATTCATGGTCATGCACCATCATTCTTGGAGTATTAGCAATATTTGCACATTTTACCATGGACTACCCTGAATTCAATAGATCtattaaattttttgaagaaagGGAAGAAATAG gatcTTTGGggctaataattttttttgtaccaaTAGCATTTGTTGTGATActagatatttatttctttgcttCAACTATGAAGGTTATAAACAGAATGCATACGTATGGTAGAATACACCATAAATTGAGACATAG CTTTCGAATGTTTTTACTTCTACTTGTGATCAAAACTATAACCTGGCTCTTCTTTTTGGCGTCTTTCACTAAGTATGAAAGTTTAGTCAATACTTACCTTATTGTCAACGCTTTTCAAGGGCCTCTTATTTTGTACGTTTGtatattcaaccaaaaacatGTTTTATATTTGGTTCAAAAAACATGTTgttataacacaaaaatttgctCCTGCTGCCGTCCAAAAACTGAACTCGAATGGGGTGATGAAATGACTGCTATGAATACTGGTTTGAACTATTGa
- the LOC123671240 gene encoding WD repeat-containing protein 20, giving the protein MARSDTMCTQSLLEAGDRPLDRSLSEPGDVKTQFATREGTYRLMTLSEYSRPNRVGYQQQGQTPPQVRVSLITLPDQSEKICFNHGRELYVYVYKGIKKAADLSKPLEKKIYKGTNPTCHDFNTFSATSENLSLLIGFSTGQIQLIDPFKKEVNKLFNEERLIDKSRVTCLRWVPGSKSLFLSAHTSGQLYVYNEELPCGSTIPHYQPFKAGEGFTISTCKTKSTRNPLFRWLLGTGAAINELAFSPDGGKLAVVSQDGLLRIFQYDSMDLLGTARSYFGGLLCVAWSNDCRLIAVGGEDDLVTVFSMEEKRVIARAQGHRSWVSAVAFDWYLETEACYRFGSVGHDTQICLWELPEEALAPPRPRAAKKRIDPLQLVGTPACPRLDECPTLEPLVCKKIAHERLTSLMFRPDCIITACQDGYVYTWARPPS; this is encoded by the coding sequence ATGGCGAGATCTGATACAATGTGTACACAGTCTTTACTGGAGGCTGGGGATAGACCTCTTGATCGTTCACTTAGCGAACCTGGAGACGTTAAAACACAATTTGCAACAAGAGAGGGTACTTATCGACTTATGACTCTTAGTGAATATTCTCGTCCAAATCGTGTAGGATATCAGCAACAAGGGCAAACCCCACCCCAAGTTAGAGTTTCATTAATTACATTGCCAGATCAAAGTGAAAAGATCTGCTTCAATCATGGTAGAGAAttatatgtttatgtttataaaGGTATCAAGAAAGCAGCCGATCTTAGTAAACCTTTGGAAAAGAAGATTTATAAAGGAACAAACCCTACTTGTCAtgatttcaatacattttctgCTACAAGTGAAAATTTGAGTTTGCTTATTGGTTTTAGTACTGGCCAAATACAACTCATTGATCCATTCAAAAAAGAAGTCAATAAATTGTTTAATGAAGAAAGACTTATTGATAAAAGTAGGGTTACGTGTTTGCGCTGGGTTCCTGGCAGTAAATCTCTTTTTCTTTCTGCACACACTTCTGGTCAGTTATATGTCTATAATGAAGAACTCCCTTGTGGGTCAACTATACCTCACTACCAACCATTTAAAGCGGGTGAGGGCTTTACAATTAGTACATGTAAAACAAAATCTACACGAAATCCTCTATTTAGATGGTTACTTGGAACAGGTGCTGCCATTAACGAATTAGCTTTTAGTCCAGATGGTGGTAAACTAGCTGTTGTTTCTCAAGATGGACTTTTACGGATATTTCAGTATGATAGCATGGATTTACTTGGAACTGCAAGATCTTATTTTGGTGGTTTGCTATGTGTAGCATGGTCTAATGACTGTAGGTTAATTGCAGTTGGTGGAGAGGATGATTTAGTTACAGTATTTTCTATGGAGGAAAAACGGGTAATTGCTAGAGCTCAAGGTCACAGGTCTTGGGTTTCAGCAGTAGCATTTGATTGGTATTTAGAAACTGAAGCTTGTTATAGATTTGGTTCTGTAGGACATGATACACAAATCTGTCTTTGGGAACTTCCAGAAGAAGCTCTGGCTCCTCCTAGACCTAGAGCTGCAAAGAAGAGGATTGATCCTTTGCAACTAGTAGGAACACCTGCATGTCCTAGATTAGATGAGTGTCCAACACTCGAACCTTTAGTTTGTAAAAAAATTGCACATGAAAGACTGACTTCTCTTATGTTTCGACCAGATTGTATTATAACTGCGTGCCAAGATGGATATGTGTATACTTGGGCACGCCCCCCTTCATGA